The proteins below are encoded in one region of Triticum aestivum cultivar Chinese Spring chromosome 1B, IWGSC CS RefSeq v2.1, whole genome shotgun sequence:
- the LOC123146615 gene encoding GTPase ERA-like, chloroplastic gives MELGLMLRLAAPPASRLPRRHLPPPCVPGRGGVRAGRRGSRRAGAVSTSGGVSYAVVEDEEVEEGEEMARPRLELIEKPDRSLALLDEYESEELGAALCANHRSGYVAVLGKPNVGKSTLINQIVGQKLSIVTDKPQTTRHRILGICSEPEYQIILYDTPGIIKKEMHKLDSMMMKNVQSAIGNADCVIVVADASKLPEKIDDMLEAGVGNKDTKVPVVLVLNKKDMIKPGEIAKKLEWYQKFTDVDDVIPISAKFGHGVVDIKEWILSKLPLGPAYYPKDIASEHPERFFVGEIVREKIFLQYRQEIPYACQVNVTSYKSRPSAKDFIQVEILVERESQRSIILGKDGKAIKTLATASRLDIEDFLQKKVYLEIDVKVKENWRQDERLLKRYGYGGEIQAL, from the exons ATGGAGCTAGGCCTCATGCTCCGGCTAGCCGCGCCGCCGGCCAGTCGCCTCCCCCGCCGGCATCTTCCACCGCCGTGCGTGccaggacggggcggcgtccgcgCTGGGAGGCGCGGGAGTAGGAGGGCTGGGGCTGTGTCGACGAGTGGGGGTGTGAGCTATGCGGTGgttgaggatgaggaggtggaggagggggaggagatggCGAGGCCGCGGCTGGAGCTCATCGAGAAGCCGGACCGGAGCCTGGCGCTGCTGGACGAGTACGAGTCGGAGGAGCTGGGGGCGGCGCTCTGCGCCAACCACCGCAGCG GTTATGTTGCTGTGTTGGGGAAGCCGAATGTCGGCAAGAGCACCCTGATAAACCAAATCGTCGGTCAGAAGCTTTCGATCGTAACGGATAAGCCACAAACCACACGTCACCGCATTCTTGGTATATGTTCGGAACCAGAATACCAG ATAATACTTTATGACACGCCAGGCATCATCAAGAAGGAAATGCACAAGCTAGACTCGATGATGATGAAGAATGTCCAGAGCGCTATCGGTAACGCGGACTGTGTGATTGTCGTCGCTGATGCTTCCAAATTGCCCGAAAAG ATAGATGATATGCTGGAAGCGGGCGTGGGAAACAAAGATACCAAGGTCCCTGTTGTGTTGGTACTCAACAAGAAAGATATGATAAAACCCGGAGAAATCGCAAAGAAACTTGAG TGGTACCAAAAATTCACTGATGTTGACGATGTTATACCTATAAGTGCTAAATTTGGTCATGGAGTGGTTGATATCAAGGAGTGGATATTGTCAAAGCTTCCACTGGGTCCTGCTTACTACCCCAAG GACATAGCTAGTGAACACCCCGAGAGATTTTTTGTGGGGGAGATAGTGAGGGAAAAGATTTTTCTTCAATATAGGCAGGAAATTCCATACGCATGCCAG GTTAATGTTACAAGTTACAAAAGCAGGCCTAGTGCCAAGGATTTTATTCAAGTTGAGATACTTGTTGAGAGGGAATCACAAAGAAGCATTATACTTGGGAAG GATGGGAAAGCTATAAAGACGTTGGCAACAGCATCCAGGCTTGACATCGAAGATTTCCTTCAAAAGAAGGTTTATCTTGAG
- the LOC123146631 gene encoding pre-rRNA 2'-O-ribose RNA methyltransferase codes for MGKAKGKQRQDKYYHLAKEQGYRSRAAFKLLQLDARFRFLPTARAVLDLCAAPGGWVQVAVNHAPVGAFVVGVDLVPIRPIRGAHSLTEDITTSKCRSAVRKLMDSKGVASFDVVLHDGSPNVGGAWAQEATTQSALVIDAVRLATMFLAPKGAFITKVFRSQDYNAIMFCLKQLFEKVEVTKPSASRGTSAEIYIICLKYKAPAKIAPELLDIKHLFNVEPEKKMPRDVLGTNKKDKRQREGYDDGVTVLRKVGQASDFIWSDAQTPLEFLGSVTEISFDDEASVPIKNHEFTTDEIKNLSDDLRVLDKNSFKHILKWRIRIRKALSSSSQVTPKADGTVVETKVNDDDQLLQEMEDLTSFIDRKKRRDKKRQSRRRAKDKARKATGMQIDATEEGYGDPDLFSIKAIKGGKDLQAVESAEYNAEDGSGNSENEATQTHEDSDEEMDSDEEQQRYDAQLEEMLDEAYERFVTKKGGEVKQERKRAKRINTDADTDLLEGGEDDGSDVDMDQGSEEEEDQEANPLLLSFDSAKPTKEQTTKQWFGQDLFAELGADLAEKSDSEDERENPRKNLKKKVDSGKKETPAKAQLDAGKKEKPTKAQRLQQDDIEMVAAEPVRAADDSSSSSDESDDDLDEDMDDDTKAEVLAYAHKMLRKKQREQILDDAYNKYMFDDVGLPKWFAEDEKRHTVPMKPITKEEVAAMKAQFREIDARPSKKVAEAKARKKRVAAKKLEKARQKADIVADQSDINEQSKAKMIDKIYRKAVSTQRPKKEYVVAKKGVQVRTGKGKVLVDPRMKKDKRSAGSGKKGGKGGKGGGKGKKGGGGKGGGGQKKGGKAGGGGRKAGGGKGGPR; via the exons atggggaaggcgaaggggaagcagAGGCAGGACAAGTACTACCACCTCGCCAAGGAGCAGGGGTACCGGAGCCGAGCGGCCTTCAAGCTACTACAGCTCGACGCGCGGTTCCGGTTCCTGCCGACGGCGCGGGCGGTGCTCGACCTCTGCGCGGCGCCCGGCGGGTGGGTGCAGGTGGCCGTCAACCACGCGCCCGTCGGCGccttcgtcgtcggcgtcgaccTCGTGCCCATCCGCCCCATCCGCGGCGCGCACTCCCTCACCGAGGACATCACCACCTCCAAGTGCCGCTCCGCCGTGCGCAAGCTCATGGACTCCAAGGGCGTCGCCTCCTTCGACGTCGTCCTCCACGACGGCTCGCCCAACGTCGGCGGCGCCTGGGCGCAGGAGGCCACCACCCAGTCCGCCCTCGTCATCGACGCCGTCCGCCTCGCCACCATGTTCCTCGCCCCCAAGGGCGCCTTCATCACCAAG GTCTTCAGGTCTCAGGATTACAATGCTATCATGTTCTGTCTTAAGCAG CTGTttgagaaggttgaggtgactaaaCCTAGTGCGAGTCGTGGCACATCCGCCGAAATTTACATTATCTGTCTCAAATATAAAGCGCCAGCAAAGATTGCTCCAGAACTTCTTGACATAAAGCACCTGTTCAACGTCGAACCCGAGAAGAAGATG CCTAGGGATGTACTTGGTACTAATAAAAAGGACAAAAGACAGCGTGAAGG GTACGATGATGGAGTCACAGTATTGAGGAAAGTTGGTCAGGCATCAGATTTTATTTGGTCTGATGCTCAGACACCACTGGAATTTCTTGGTTCTGTTACAGAAATTTCATTTGATGATGAAGCATCTGTGCCTATCAAGAATCATGAGTTTACTACAGATGAG ATAAAAAATCTTAGTGACGATTTACGTGTGCTGGATAAAAACAGCTTCAAGCATATCTTGAA GTGGCGCATACGCATAAGGAAAGCATTGTCGTCAtcttcccaagtgacacctaaggCTGATGGTACTGTGGTGGAGACCAAGGTCAACGATGATGACCAACTTCTACAGGAAATGGAAGACCTGACAAGTTTCATTGATAGGAAAAAAAGAAGAGATAAGAAGCGTCAATCAAGACGTCGTGCAAAG GATAAAGCACGCAAGGCAACAGGAATGCAAATTGATGCTACAGAAGAGGGATATGGTGATCCTGACTTGTTCTCTATTAAGGCTATCAAG GGTGGAAAAGATCTTCAGGCTGTTGAGTCAGCAGAGTATAATGCGGAAGATGGCTCTGGAAACAGTGAGAATGAAGCGACTCAAACTCATGAAGACTCTGATGAGGAAATGGATTCTGATGAAGAACAGCAGAG GTATGATGCTCAACTTGAGGAGATGCTTGATGAAGCTTACGAACGTTTTGTGACAAAGAAAGGTGGAGAAGTAAAACAAGAACGCAAACGTGCCAAGAGAATCAATACTGATGCTGATACAGACCTGTTAGAG GGGGGTGAAGATGATGGCAGCGATGTTGACATGGACCAAGGTTCCGAGGAAGAGGAAGATCAAGAGGCCAACCCCCTTTTATTGTCTTTTGATTCAGCGAAGCCAACAAAAGAACAGACTACAAAGCAGTGGTTCGGTCAGGATCTGTTTGCAGAATTAGGAGCTGACCTAGCTGAGAAGAGTGACAGTGAGGATGAAAGAGAGAACCCGCGTAAGAATTTGAAAAAGAAGGTGGATTCAGGAAAGAAGGAAACCCCGGCTAAAGCACAGCTGGACGCAGGAAAGAAGGAGAAACCGACTAAAGCTCAGCGCCTGCAGCAAGATGATATTGAGATGGTGGCAGCAGAGCCAGTCCGAGCTGCAGATGACTCGTCCTCATCCTCGGACGAGTCAGACGACGATCTAGACGAGGACATGGATGACGACACCAAGGCCGAAGTGCTGGCGTACGCGCACAAGATGCTGAGGAAGAAGCAGAGGGAGCAGATCCTGGATGACGCATACAACAAGTACATGTTTGACGACGTGGGCCTGCCCAAGTGGTTTGCCGAGGACGAGAAGAGGCACACCGTGCCCATGAAGCCGATAacgaaggaggaggtggcggccatgAAGGCCCAGTTCAGGGAGATCGACGCGCGGCCGTCGAAGAAGGTGGCGGAGGCCAAGGCGCGCAAGAAGCGCGTGGCGGCCAAGAAGCTGGAGAAGGCGCGGCAGAAGGCGGACATCGTGGCGGACCAGAGCGACATCAACGAGCAGTCCAAGGCCAAGATGATCGACAAGATCTACCGCAAGGCGGTGTCGACGCAGCGGCCCAAGAAGGAGTACGTGGTGGCCAAGAAGGGCGTGCAGGTCCGGACCGGCAAGGGCAAGGTGCTGGTGGACCCCCGGATGAAGAAGGACAAGCGGAGCGCCGGGTCGGGCAAGAAGGGCGGGAAGGGTGGCAAAGGGGGCGGCAAGGGGAAGAAGGGCGGCggcggcaaaggcggcggcgggCAGAAGAAGGGCGGGAAGGCTGGTGGCGGTGGGAGGAAGGCCGGCGGCGGCAAAGGAGGGCCGCGTTGA